In the Apium graveolens cultivar Ventura unplaced genomic scaffold, ASM990537v1 ctg8266, whole genome shotgun sequence genome, one interval contains:
- the LOC141704824 gene encoding F-box protein At3g07870-like, with translation MLLLHQGDAEDVDDDNDGDLAVVELDDQHHQHDIHHEPMMRFSPGLALGDYVGLIGSVNGLICLEDSYDDSAYVCNPITQEYIRLQDSEYTRVSYLKGYYGFRLVESNQQYKIVRFYKGRFPSTEYDLGSEVYTLGTGMWRDLGHVPFHLNEHDRGHYVSGRLHWLAGELICAFDLDRELFRPMEAPPRAPGNTDHFSILGVHNHFRNLGVLKGCLCICDITLYSELSIWVKRDYGVEDSWSKKLIITPNPPLHEGINTDMVRLLKVLKDGNILMYCDQLQLFTYHPQHKTLRHHIFPEGEFLTFGAMTYVPGFISLERSFTLEGVKRWESPQVED, from the coding sequence ATGCTTTTACTTCATCAAGGAGACGCCGAGGACGTAGATGATGACAATGATGGTGACCTTGCAGTGGTTGAACTAGATGACCAACATCACCAACATGATATTCATCACGAGCCTATGATGAGATTTTCCCCGGGACTTGCCTTGGGAGACTATGTGGGGTTAATTGGATCAGTTAATGGGTTAATATGCTTAGAAGATAGTTATGATGATTCAGCATATGTATGCAATCCAATTACACAAGAGTACATACGCCTTCAAGATTCCGAGTACACCAGAGTATCATATTTAAAGGGATATTATGGCTTTAGACTTGTTGAATCGAACCAACAGTACAAGATTGTACGTTTTTATAAGGGTAGATTTCCTTCAACTGAATATGACCTAGGGAGCGAGGTTTATACGCTTGGAACCGGCATGTGGAGAGATCTAGGACATGTCCCCTTCCATCTGAATGAACATGATAGGGGTCACTATGTCAGTGGCCGCCTCCATTGGTTAGCTGGTGAACTAATATGTGCTTTCGATTTGGATAGAGAATTATTTCGTCCAATGGAAGCTCCTCCACGGGCTCCTGGGAATACAGATCATTTTAGCATCTTGGGAGTCCATAATCATTTTAGGAACTTGGGAGTACTTAAAGGTTGCTTGTGTATATGTGATATAACACTATACTCTGAACTTTCTATTTGGGTGAAGAGAGATTATGGCGTGGAAGATAGTTGGAGTAAAAAACTCATCATCACTCCTAATCCTCCGTTACATGAAGGTATAAATACCGACATGGTTCGGCTTCTTAAAGTTCTCAAAGATGGGAACATCTTAATGTATTGTGACCAACTTCAATTGTTCACTTATCATCCTCAACATAAAACATTGCGACATCACATTTTCCCGGAGGGTGAGTTTCTCACATTTGGTGCGATGACTTATGTCCCCGGTTTTATCAGTCTAGAGAGGAGTTTCACCTTGGAGGGTGTCAAAAGATGGGAGTCTCCTCAAGTAGAAGACTGA